TCTTCGTCAAATATTATCCTCAAGCGCTTCGTGCGTCAAAGATGAAAACATGCGTAAAAGCGAGAAAAACGAAGAAAACATTAATTTATTGAGGGAGGTGAAAAGGATGGCAATTACGCAGGAACGCAAACAGCAGCTTATCGAGACCTATAAAACTCATGAAGCCGATACAGGTTCTCCGGAAGTACAGATCGCTATCCTTACCGAAAACATCGTGAATCTGACAGAGCATCTTCGGGAGCACAAAAAGGATCACCATTCCCGACGGGGCTTGCTGAAAATGGTAGGTCAGCGCCGCAAGCTGTTGGCTTATCTGAAGAACAAGGATGTTAACCGGTACAGCGCTTTGATCGAAAGACTGGGTCTGAGAAGATAAGTTTACCTGCAACCATGTTGTTTGCCGTCGTTTCAAAGGATGGCGAATAACTTGGTTGTTTTATTATGTTTTCGATAGCGCGACGGGTAAAAGTGGTATTATTTGTTTTTTGAAATACAGGAAATACTACTCAATATGAAGAATTAATGGTATGGTATTTATGCATAATGCTTGTATAAACGACATGCGATTTGTGATCGAGGAGTGAGTATATGGAACAAAGAGTCGAAATGGAACTAGGTGGCAGGCCGCTGATCCTGGAAACCGGGAAACTTGCCAAGCAGGCTAATGCGGCGGTTACCGTCCGTTACGGTGAAACGGTTGTGCTCTGCACGGTAACTGCTTCTTCGGAGCCCAAAGATCTGGATTTTTTTCCTTTAACGGTTAACTATGAAGAAAGATTGTATGCGGTCGGCA
The Ferviditalea candida genome window above contains:
- the rpsO gene encoding 30S ribosomal protein S15; the protein is MAITQERKQQLIETYKTHEADTGSPEVQIAILTENIVNLTEHLREHKKDHHSRRGLLKMVGQRRKLLAYLKNKDVNRYSALIERLGLRR